Proteins encoded by one window of Phosphitispora fastidiosa:
- a CDS encoding adenosylhomocysteinase, translating to MDYIVRDISLAPSGKLKIDWVREHMPVLNEIREEFEKTQVFKGVKVAVSIHLEAKTAYLATVLKAGGADVSISGSNPLSTQDDVAAALAADEIKVYSWYNATAEEYKGHLIKVLENKPDIVIDDGGDLVNLLHNECSSLAGQVIGGCEETTTGVLRLEAMEKAGILNFPMMAVNDALCKYLFDNRYGTGESVWTGIMRTTNLIVAGKTVVVAGYGWCGKGIAMKAKGLGAKVIITEIDPIKAIEAHMDGFTTMSMDDAAALGDVFITVTGCKDVIRGKHYEKMRHGALLANAGHFDVEINKPELQAAAKGTRTVRHNIEEFMLPDGRKLYLLAEGRLVNLAAGDGHPAEIMDMSFALQALSAKYMLENGKELGNRVYKVAEEIDKRVAAIKLKSLGTTIDRLTPEQEKYLYGWEHGE from the coding sequence ATGGATTACATCGTCAGAGACATCAGCCTTGCTCCTTCAGGTAAACTTAAGATTGACTGGGTACGGGAGCATATGCCTGTACTTAATGAAATCCGTGAAGAATTTGAAAAGACCCAGGTGTTTAAAGGGGTAAAAGTAGCTGTAAGCATACACCTTGAGGCAAAAACAGCCTATCTGGCCACAGTATTGAAGGCCGGAGGTGCGGATGTTTCCATATCAGGAAGCAACCCGCTGTCTACCCAGGATGATGTGGCTGCTGCCCTTGCTGCAGATGAGATTAAGGTATATTCATGGTACAATGCCACTGCTGAAGAATATAAAGGACACCTGATCAAGGTGTTGGAAAACAAACCTGATATAGTCATTGATGACGGCGGCGACCTGGTAAACCTGCTGCATAATGAATGCAGCAGTCTGGCCGGACAGGTTATCGGAGGATGTGAGGAAACCACAACCGGTGTGCTGCGCCTGGAGGCCATGGAAAAGGCCGGGATTCTCAATTTCCCCATGATGGCCGTCAATGATGCCCTCTGCAAATACCTTTTTGATAATAGGTACGGGACCGGTGAGTCTGTCTGGACCGGAATTATGCGGACAACTAACCTGATTGTGGCCGGGAAGACCGTAGTGGTTGCCGGATATGGCTGGTGCGGCAAGGGTATTGCCATGAAGGCCAAGGGACTTGGCGCCAAGGTGATCATCACTGAGATTGACCCCATAAAAGCCATTGAGGCACATATGGATGGTTTTACTACTATGAGCATGGATGATGCTGCGGCTTTGGGTGATGTCTTCATTACCGTTACCGGCTGTAAGGATGTTATCCGGGGGAAACACTACGAAAAAATGAGGCATGGCGCTTTGCTGGCCAATGCGGGACATTTTGATGTTGAAATCAATAAGCCGGAGCTGCAGGCTGCTGCCAAAGGCACCCGGACAGTAAGGCACAACATAGAAGAATTCATGCTGCCTGATGGCAGAAAACTATATTTGCTGGCAGAAGGAAGATTGGTCAATCTTGCCGCAGGTGATGGTCACCCGGCAGAAATCATGGATATGTCTTTTGCCCTTCAGGCATTGTCAGCGAAATATATGCTGGAAAATGGCAAGGAATTGGGTAACAGGGTATACAAGGTTGCCGAAGAGATAGATAAGCGGGTTGCCGCAATCAAGCTTAAATCTCTGGGGACCACCATAGACAGGCTGACACCTGAACAGGAGAAGTATCTGTATGGATGGGAGCATGGGGAATAA
- the mtnA gene encoding S-methyl-5-thioribose-1-phosphate isomerase encodes MKTMDWCDKGLILLDQTRLPLEVSYITCSTAEEVAVAIKTMQVRGAPAIGAAAAYGLALAALHSDKSERKAFIDEIEAAAWMLGATRPTAVNLFWALNRMTKVVLSAGDAGVPELKKLLLDEAHLILREDIEMNQRMGKLGSQLVPHGARILTHCNAGALATGGYGTALGVIRAAHEAGKEVQVFADETRPLLQGARLTAWELQQDSIPVTLITDNMAGYLMQKGLIDLAVVGADRITANGDVANKIGTYTVAVLCGEHGIPFYAAAPFSTIDMNLEKGDDIIIEEREAFEVTTVFGQQIAPQGIKVINPAFDVTPNRLVTAIITDRGIVRPPYIESLRKLFT; translated from the coding sequence ATGAAGACAATGGACTGGTGTGATAAGGGACTGATACTGCTTGACCAGACCCGGCTTCCTCTTGAGGTAAGCTATATAACCTGCAGCACTGCAGAGGAAGTGGCAGTGGCTATTAAAACAATGCAGGTAAGGGGTGCTCCTGCCATCGGCGCGGCTGCAGCTTATGGTTTGGCGTTGGCAGCCCTTCATTCGGATAAGAGTGAGCGGAAAGCCTTTATCGATGAAATTGAAGCTGCCGCCTGGATGCTTGGGGCCACGCGGCCGACTGCAGTTAATCTTTTCTGGGCTCTGAACCGGATGACAAAAGTGGTCCTTAGTGCCGGTGACGCAGGAGTCCCGGAACTGAAAAAACTGCTTCTGGACGAGGCCCACCTGATTCTGCGGGAAGATATTGAAATGAATCAGAGGATGGGGAAGCTTGGCAGCCAGTTGGTGCCTCACGGCGCCAGGATTTTGACCCACTGTAATGCCGGGGCTCTGGCTACCGGTGGTTATGGCACCGCTCTTGGTGTTATCAGGGCGGCACATGAAGCTGGCAAAGAAGTGCAGGTTTTTGCCGATGAGACAAGACCTCTGCTTCAGGGAGCCAGGCTGACGGCTTGGGAATTGCAGCAGGACAGCATCCCGGTAACCCTGATTACTGACAATATGGCCGGGTATCTGATGCAAAAAGGTTTAATTGACCTTGCTGTGGTAGGTGCGGACAGAATTACAGCAAATGGCGATGTCGCCAATAAAATCGGTACTTATACAGTTGCGGTGCTGTGCGGGGAACACGGGATTCCGTTTTACGCTGCCGCTCCTTTTTCAACGATTGATATGAACCTTGAAAAGGGTGATGATATAATCATTGAGGAGAGGGAGGCATTTGAGGTGACCACTGTTTTCGGTCAGCAAATAGCTCCTCAGGGTATAAAGGTTATTAACCCGGCTTTTGATGTCACCCCAAATCGCCTGGTGACGGCAATAATTACGGACCGGGGCATCGTAAGGCCGCCATATATAGAAAGTTTGCGAAAATTATTCACTTAA
- the mtnP gene encoding S-methyl-5'-thioadenosine phosphorylase, which translates to MVKIGIIGGTGVYDPEMLDGISEEQVNTDYGNIKVMVGEYKGVRAAFLPRHGADHAVPPHKVNYRGNIMALKKLGVERVVATGAVGSLNLEMIPGEVVLVDQFIDFTKNRIQTFYDTPGNGVVHIDMTEPYCNDLRKLVAAAAEAVAVPVKGKGTYICTEGPRFETPAEIKMYSALGGEVVGMTSVPEVVLAREAEMCYCTLAMVTNFAAGISPNLLTHAEVLEAMEKNHANLKKLIMKTIETMPGERNCRCGQALGELGSLGQGK; encoded by the coding sequence ATGGTGAAAATCGGGATTATTGGCGGGACAGGTGTTTATGACCCTGAAATGCTTGATGGGATATCGGAGGAGCAGGTTAATACCGATTATGGTAACATAAAGGTAATGGTTGGAGAATACAAAGGGGTAAGAGCTGCCTTTCTTCCCAGGCACGGCGCAGACCATGCCGTTCCGCCGCACAAGGTAAACTACAGGGGCAATATCATGGCCCTGAAAAAACTAGGCGTAGAGCGTGTGGTGGCAACTGGAGCGGTTGGGTCCCTCAACCTGGAGATGATACCTGGTGAAGTCGTTCTGGTGGATCAGTTTATCGATTTTACCAAAAACAGAATTCAAACCTTCTATGACACTCCGGGAAATGGGGTGGTACATATTGATATGACAGAACCCTACTGCAATGATTTAAGAAAACTTGTGGCCGCTGCTGCCGAGGCGGTTGCTGTTCCGGTTAAGGGAAAAGGCACCTATATCTGTACAGAGGGGCCGCGATTTGAGACTCCGGCGGAGATTAAAATGTATAGTGCCCTGGGAGGAGAAGTGGTGGGGATGACCAGTGTCCCGGAAGTGGTGCTCGCCAGGGAAGCTGAAATGTGTTACTGTACCCTTGCCATGGTTACTAATTTTGCTGCCGGTATTTCACCTAATCTCCTAACACATGCAGAAGTCTTGGAAGCAATGGAAAAAAATCATGCCAACCTGAAAAAGCTTATTATGAAAACAATCGAAACCATGCCTGGCGAAAGAAACTGCCGCTGCGGGCAGGCCCTTGGAGAACTGGGTTCGCTGGGTCAGGGAAAGTAA
- a CDS encoding peptidase S7 gives MTEVKSIAHYIVNKLVDTTREISQGRNAGCFGFVNDQGIVDRITPVAEGGLSGIPLRKLLGHITDMKGKSVIEGLEAIPDNAAFISTRPGKTGLITDVTAADFFNMPVIAIGVKHGQLAGVGIVFPRANYFDMATESEKVELRILAARTADEEKEVLRETTELSLKYLEISARLEVTETPELPPYTPEKPKDWKLPQHQVNSISREFAETLVARSVEVGQGREVAAMGRIEKNGHIVQDGEIVVGGIGYVPSRMLASSSVDISGKSLRDIYANEVSQDAVIVHTHPGGTGVMHMGDANAGPGSWGRPIVAIGHDSAGKVRGATVIEAVTDVYRFADEDEDLGQKFFEVDTPQEEAEIRNRKFGVAQEYTNLCKLIEIQL, from the coding sequence ATGACAGAGGTTAAAAGTATTGCCCATTACATTGTAAACAAGTTGGTTGATACTACCAGAGAAATCAGCCAGGGGCGGAATGCTGGCTGTTTTGGTTTCGTAAATGACCAGGGCATAGTGGACCGGATAACACCGGTGGCAGAGGGCGGGCTCAGCGGGATACCCCTCAGAAAATTATTGGGACATATCACGGATATGAAAGGGAAAAGTGTGATTGAGGGTCTTGAAGCTATTCCGGACAATGCGGCCTTCATTTCCACCAGGCCCGGGAAAACAGGACTGATCACAGATGTTACCGCTGCCGATTTCTTCAACATGCCCGTAATTGCCATTGGGGTAAAGCATGGGCAACTGGCCGGGGTGGGCATTGTATTTCCCCGGGCAAACTACTTTGATATGGCTACTGAATCAGAGAAAGTTGAATTGAGGATTCTGGCTGCCAGGACTGCTGATGAGGAAAAAGAGGTATTGCGTGAAACCACCGAACTGAGCCTGAAATATCTGGAGATTTCTGCAAGGCTTGAGGTGACGGAAACACCCGAACTTCCACCATATACACCCGAGAAACCAAAGGATTGGAAACTGCCGCAGCATCAAGTGAATTCAATTTCCCGGGAATTTGCTGAAACGCTTGTGGCCAGGTCTGTTGAAGTAGGCCAGGGCAGGGAAGTTGCCGCCATGGGAAGAATAGAAAAGAATGGCCACATCGTACAGGACGGGGAAATAGTAGTCGGGGGAATAGGATATGTCCCGTCTCGTATGCTGGCTTCCAGCAGCGTGGATATTTCGGGGAAATCACTTCGGGACATCTATGCCAATGAGGTATCCCAGGATGCGGTGATTGTGCATACACACCCAGGAGGAACCGGGGTCATGCATATGGGAGATGCTAATGCCGGACCAGGTTCCTGGGGACGTCCCATCGTCGCCATCGGACATGATTCTGCCGGCAAGGTGCGTGGTGCAACGGTAATAGAGGCTGTCACAGATGTCTACCGTTTTGCCGATGAAGATGAAGATCTGGGCCAGAAGTTCTTTGAGGTTGATACCCCGCAGGAAGAAGCAGAAATCAGGAACCGTAAATTCGGCGTAGCCCAGGAGTATACTAATTTGTGTAAACTGATTGAGATACAACTGTGA
- the ftsY gene encoding signal recognition particle-docking protein FtsY: protein MGLFSKLKEGLTKTRQGFVAKIETLVSGGKKIDEELYEEIEELLIQADVGVNTAVELVEDLRKAVKERKVDDAAELRNILKELIADIMGEEQAGLSLRSKPAVIVVVGVNGVGKTTTIGKLAHNFREEGRKVLLAAGDTFRAAAIDQLQIWAGRVGCDIIKHSEGADTAAVVFDAIQAAKARDIDVLIVDTAGRLHTKANLMEELKKLFRVISRELPDSPDEVLLVLDATTGQNAISQAKIFGEASGVTGIVLTKLDGTAKGGVVIGIKTELNIPVKYVGVGEKIDDLREFDPKEFVEALFGD, encoded by the coding sequence ATGGGACTGTTTTCAAAGCTTAAAGAAGGCCTTACCAAAACCAGGCAAGGGTTTGTTGCCAAAATTGAAACCCTTGTCAGCGGGGGCAAAAAGATTGATGAAGAGTTATATGAGGAAATTGAAGAACTGCTGATTCAGGCTGACGTGGGAGTTAATACTGCTGTTGAGCTGGTGGAGGACCTCAGGAAAGCCGTAAAGGAACGTAAAGTTGATGATGCGGCTGAGTTAAGAAACATATTAAAAGAGTTGATAGCTGATATAATGGGTGAAGAACAGGCAGGCTTAAGCCTGAGGAGCAAACCTGCAGTAATAGTGGTGGTGGGAGTCAATGGGGTGGGGAAAACGACCACCATCGGCAAACTGGCCCACAATTTTAGGGAAGAAGGCCGTAAGGTGCTCCTGGCAGCAGGGGATACTTTCCGGGCTGCTGCTATAGACCAATTGCAGATATGGGCCGGCAGGGTTGGGTGTGACATAATCAAACACAGTGAGGGCGCCGACACAGCCGCTGTAGTATTTGACGCTATACAGGCCGCCAAGGCCAGGGATATTGATGTACTCATAGTCGATACGGCAGGACGGCTGCACACTAAAGCCAACCTAATGGAAGAACTGAAAAAGCTATTCCGGGTTATTTCCCGTGAGCTGCCTGATTCCCCTGATGAGGTTCTGCTTGTTCTGGATGCTACCACAGGGCAGAATGCCATCAGTCAGGCTAAAATATTTGGTGAGGCGTCCGGAGTAACCGGAATTGTCCTTACCAAACTGGATGGAACAGCCAAAGGCGGCGTAGTTATTGGGATAAAAACTGAGCTGAACATCCCGGTAAAATACGTAGGGGTGGGAGAAAAAATTGATGACCTCAGGGAGTTTGATCCTAAGGAATTTGTAGAGGCCTTATTTGGCGATTAG
- the smc gene encoding chromosome segregation protein SMC has product MYLKRIEVQGFKSLADKIELQFTPGITAVVGPNGSGKSNIADAVRWVLGEQSAKTLRGAKMEDVIFSGSDRRKSVGMAEVSLTLDNSTAIFALDYSEITVTRRVYRSGESEFLINKSPCRLRDIHELFMDTGIGREGYSIIGQGKIDEVLSTRSEDRRNIIEEAAGIVKYRSRKQQAVKKLNDTEQNLVRISDIISELGIQVGPLEEQSQKAGEYLEYRNELVELEINLLINQIEDQKLKLDGINNQDDELRQKLIGLETGLRNRESEIEEHKLHNSKLDEEIAALQKGIYDTGSLIEKKEAEITVARQRLQDIGNRKEGLISEIEELKCKEEAERSRHAGDARSLGELRGRLADTGKKLQQAEDKLLLLEQELVEAQQKIEEKKSDMIDLLNETAGVRNAINSGEIEVKNLGRRIKDLEQQSETLKQEYSRIVEREKELDLGLGAVRESITGRKTENAGFEESKNGFSGQLKKLAADLERDREQLGHKSSRLKALEDLQNDYEGYFRGVKEVLVAAKKGRDCPGICGVVAELITVPQKYETAVEVALGGAVQHIVTQTDGDARKAIEYLKKNKFGRATFLPMNTVKPYKDKKAGNVPAGSGIYGRASALVESEAGYSHIVEYLLGRVIIVDDMRAAAQAARDTGYTMKVVTLDGDVVNPGGSMTGGFYKKGSSNLLGRNREIAETREQRDTLKSRVAGMENQAAAIRKEYDDCVQRIAENEARLQELWIEKTSLEKDLENLRKDKTRAESTESLVGDEKANLVQELSSIQNSLKELQLRLQEMQSKDGETRKEIAAQQNRLKSREEELSQHSRQVTGIKVDLAGLQQAEVNYAQIMDRVTDAIKDIEVQVQRKQGQVMEFDSLKEQLGQEIIGHLEAVERLSRQRGEGEELLNERKNEKQSAVAHIMDKEAVIKKLARETGLIREQLHSSDVKRARLEFEIENSLTKLGEEFEITYEEALFKKSEIQNKREVTSRIKNLRELISALGSVNIGAIEEFERVRERFEFLTKQYADMEQAKESLYKVIDEMDQIMTSKFSTTYQEINRNFGLVFSRLFGGGRAELVLTDSENVLETGIDIIAQPPGKKPQHLSLLSGGERALTAISLLFAILKTKPSPFCVLDEIEASLDESNVDRFADYLKEFAVNTQFVVITHRKGTMEAADVIYGVTMDDARVSKLVSMKLGDEISKVS; this is encoded by the coding sequence TTGTACCTGAAGAGAATTGAGGTTCAGGGCTTCAAATCCCTGGCTGATAAAATAGAACTCCAGTTTACCCCGGGCATTACCGCTGTTGTTGGACCTAATGGGAGCGGCAAGAGTAATATTGCCGATGCTGTCAGGTGGGTGTTGGGTGAGCAGAGCGCCAAGACCCTCCGGGGCGCCAAGATGGAAGACGTAATTTTCTCCGGCAGTGACAGGAGAAAATCCGTAGGGATGGCTGAGGTATCTCTTACCCTTGATAACAGTACCGCCATATTTGCGCTGGATTATTCTGAAATAACGGTCACTCGGAGGGTTTATCGTTCCGGAGAAAGTGAATTTCTGATCAACAAATCTCCCTGCAGACTGAGGGATATCCATGAACTCTTCATGGACACCGGAATCGGCAGGGAAGGGTATTCCATTATTGGACAGGGCAAGATTGATGAAGTCCTCAGTACCAGGTCTGAAGACCGTCGAAATATTATTGAAGAGGCCGCCGGAATAGTAAAGTACAGGAGCCGTAAACAGCAGGCGGTCAAAAAACTTAATGACACAGAACAGAACCTGGTCCGTATCAGTGACATTATATCCGAACTGGGCATCCAGGTTGGCCCCCTTGAGGAGCAGTCCCAAAAAGCCGGGGAATACCTTGAGTACCGGAATGAGCTGGTTGAACTTGAGATTAACCTTTTGATTAATCAGATTGAGGACCAGAAACTGAAACTTGATGGGATTAATAATCAGGATGATGAATTGAGACAAAAGTTAATTGGCTTGGAGACCGGGTTAAGAAACCGCGAGTCAGAGATCGAAGAACATAAGCTTCATAACAGTAAACTTGATGAAGAAATTGCCGCCCTGCAGAAAGGTATCTATGATACCGGCAGCCTGATAGAAAAAAAGGAAGCCGAAATTACGGTGGCCCGCCAGAGACTACAGGATATCGGGAACCGGAAAGAGGGTCTCATCAGTGAAATAGAGGAACTGAAATGCAAAGAAGAGGCTGAGCGCAGCAGGCATGCCGGTGATGCCCGGTCTCTTGGGGAACTCAGGGGCAGGCTGGCTGATACAGGAAAAAAGCTGCAGCAGGCTGAGGATAAATTATTGCTGCTGGAACAGGAACTAGTGGAAGCACAGCAGAAAATCGAAGAAAAGAAGTCGGATATGATAGATTTGTTAAACGAGACTGCCGGAGTTAGGAATGCAATTAATTCCGGTGAAATAGAGGTTAAGAACCTGGGCCGCAGGATAAAAGACCTGGAGCAGCAGAGTGAGACCCTGAAACAGGAATACAGCCGGATTGTTGAGCGGGAAAAGGAACTGGATTTGGGACTGGGGGCTGTCAGAGAATCAATAACCGGCCGGAAAACCGAAAATGCCGGCTTTGAGGAGAGCAAAAACGGCTTCTCAGGTCAGCTGAAGAAACTGGCCGCAGACCTTGAACGGGATCGTGAGCAGTTGGGGCATAAATCCTCCCGCCTCAAGGCTTTGGAGGATCTGCAGAATGACTACGAGGGGTATTTCAGGGGCGTCAAAGAAGTGCTGGTGGCAGCTAAAAAAGGCCGGGATTGTCCCGGTATATGCGGGGTGGTTGCCGAGCTTATCACTGTTCCCCAAAAGTATGAGACTGCTGTTGAGGTTGCCCTTGGCGGCGCAGTCCAGCACATAGTGACTCAAACAGACGGTGATGCCAGGAAGGCTATCGAATATTTAAAAAAGAACAAGTTTGGCAGGGCGACCTTTCTGCCAATGAATACTGTCAAACCCTATAAAGATAAAAAAGCCGGAAACGTTCCTGCCGGCAGCGGTATATATGGCAGGGCTTCCGCGCTGGTAGAGTCTGAAGCCGGGTATTCACATATAGTTGAGTACCTCTTAGGCCGGGTCATTATTGTTGATGATATGAGGGCAGCCGCTCAGGCTGCCAGGGATACTGGATACACTATGAAGGTAGTCACTCTTGACGGGGATGTCGTTAACCCCGGGGGCTCCATGACGGGTGGGTTCTACAAAAAAGGAAGCTCCAACCTTCTAGGGCGGAACAGGGAGATTGCGGAAACCAGGGAACAGCGGGATACTCTGAAAAGCAGGGTTGCCGGAATGGAGAATCAGGCTGCCGCTATAAGGAAAGAATACGATGATTGTGTGCAGCGCATTGCGGAAAATGAAGCCCGGCTCCAGGAGCTTTGGATTGAAAAGACATCCCTTGAAAAGGATCTGGAGAATTTAAGAAAAGATAAAACCAGGGCTGAAAGTACAGAAAGTCTGGTCGGGGACGAAAAGGCAAATTTGGTCCAGGAATTGAGCAGCATCCAAAACAGTCTCAAAGAGCTGCAGCTGCGTCTTCAGGAAATGCAGTCAAAAGACGGTGAAACCCGAAAAGAAATTGCGGCCCAGCAAAATCGGCTTAAGAGCAGGGAAGAAGAACTCAGCCAACATTCCCGGCAGGTTACCGGAATCAAGGTGGACCTGGCCGGTCTGCAGCAGGCGGAAGTCAACTATGCCCAGATTATGGACAGGGTTACTGATGCCATTAAAGATATTGAGGTCCAGGTACAGCGCAAGCAGGGCCAGGTTATGGAATTTGACTCCCTGAAGGAACAGCTCGGGCAGGAAATCATCGGCCATCTGGAGGCAGTTGAGCGCTTAAGCAGGCAAAGGGGTGAAGGTGAAGAACTGTTGAATGAACGCAAAAACGAGAAGCAGTCAGCCGTGGCCCACATTATGGACAAGGAAGCCGTGATTAAAAAGCTGGCCAGGGAGACCGGACTTATCAGGGAACAGCTTCATTCTTCAGATGTTAAAAGGGCCAGGTTGGAATTTGAAATCGAAAACTCCCTGACCAAACTGGGAGAAGAATTTGAGATCACTTATGAAGAGGCGCTGTTCAAGAAATCAGAAATTCAGAATAAGAGAGAGGTCACTTCAAGAATCAAGAACCTCAGGGAATTAATCTCCGCCCTGGGAAGTGTAAATATTGGCGCTATTGAGGAATTTGAAAGGGTCAGGGAACGCTTTGAATTCCTGACTAAACAGTATGCTGATATGGAGCAGGCCAAGGAATCCCTTTATAAAGTTATCGACGAGATGGACCAGATCATGACCAGCAAGTTCAGTACAACATATCAGGAAATTAACCGGAATTTTGGCCTGGTATTTTCCAGGCTCTTCGGTGGGGGAAGAGCTGAGTTGGTATTAACCGACAGTGAGAATGTTCTGGAAACGGGAATAGACATTATCGCTCAGCCTCCCGGGAAAAAGCCTCAGCACCTATCCCTGCTGTCAGGGGGAGAGCGGGCGCTGACCGCAATATCACTCTTGTTTGCCATCCTGAAAACAAAGCCAAGCCCGTTCTGTGTGCTTGACGAAATTGAGGCCTCACTTGATGAGTCAAATGTAGATAGGTTTGCCGACTATCTGAAAGAGTTTGCGGTAAACACCCAATTTGTTGTGATTACTCACCGCAAGGGCACCATGGAGGCTGCAGATGTTATCTATGGCGTTACCATGGATGATGCCAGGGTTTCCAAACTGGTCTCCATGAAGCTGGGTGACGAAATCAGCAAGGTAAGCTGA